The genomic stretch TTCAGCGAAACTCACAATCATAAACAAGTGCAACTACACAGTTTGGCCAGCCATTAGATCCAACCACGCCAACACCCACCTCCCGACCACCGGCTTCACTCTCTATTCCAACAACACCATAACTCTTTACGTAAATAAATCCTGGTCAGGCGCCTTGTGGGGTCGCACAGGTTGCGCCAAGAACTCCACCGGCGCGTTCTCGTGCCTCACAGGTGACTGCGGCTCGTCCACCGTAGAATGCCCGGATGGCAATCCCGCATCACCAGCCACAGCAGCTGCGTTCGATCTAAAGGACCACGAAGACAACGTCGACTTCCTTGTTCAAGCCTTCCCCGGGCTGTCTTATAACCTCCCTATGACGGTTGTACCGCTGGGTGGAATCGGAGGGAGCTGTAACGAGTCGGGTTGCTCCATGGACTTTAGCAGCGCGTGTCCTACGGCTACGGATGTGAGCGCGTCCTGTAAGAACGCCACGTGTGAGATGAGAGATTACAAGAAGTACTGTTGCATGGCGGGCCCCAAGATTGTGGCTCCGTGCACGCCCAGCTTGTACATGGATTTCCTTCACCAAAAGTGCCCAACGGCTGACAGTATCGGCTACGATGAAGGCACCGGGACGTATACCTGTTCATATCTCCATGACATCGTCTCTTACTGCCAGAAACCATGCACAACAACGCCGACGGATTACGTCATTACTTTTTGCCTTCCGGCAGCCATCGAGTAAATATCATGAGTAGTGCAAGGATTGACAGGGTCAAACAACATACATCACCAAGAGATAGGTTGAATAACTACCACGTGTTATAAGTCCTAGTTGGAGTTCATTATCCTAATTCTAGTAGCAGTCTGTTTtaccttttctttcaaaaaagtGGTAGTGCTATATAAAGGGGATGTATTGTATGTAATCGATAAGTTCAATAAGAAATCATtcaattttataagttttgaCTATGAGGAAAATCGGGTGTTGTCTATGAGGCCATTTACAGAGGCTTGACAAGATTAGGGATTTATTATTGCTCTAATCACCTGCTCTACAATAGCCACCACCATCGAAGCTCCACTACTAGAGGCCATTCAAAAGttagagagaagagagagcggaagcacaTAGAACTACATTGTATTGAATCTTATATATGTGTGATTACAGAGGcctttatatatagagaggctaAGAGTACTAAGCAAGAAATCCTAAACTAATCAAGGTAGGAAATAAAACCtaataggaaagacaataaaccctagagaataatatataaaatattctaacattctcttcaaactcaagcttgaaaaaagaaagggaaattatgcttttttatttatttttattttttttgtggccGGAGAGGTGGCCGGAGGCGGTGGAGGGTGGGAGGCGGCGGCAAATGGTGGTTCATGGTGGCAGCTGGACTCAAAAAATTAGGCTTGAGACTTGAATCCATTGGAATGGATTGGACCCAACATTTTGGCTTAAGAGCTTAGTGTAGCCTTGAATCTATTTGGGCCGGTTTAAATGGGCCAAAGATGGCCAAAACCTTTGGATCATTTCATATGACCCAGCTCCCCATCAGGACGCTATTAAGACCAAGATAATTTACACAACAGTATATAATGTTTTGATtgtaaaaaatt from Corylus avellana chromosome ca1, CavTom2PMs-1.0 encodes the following:
- the LOC132171861 gene encoding pathogenesis-related thaumatin-like protein 3.5, with amino-acid sequence MASLFVYITLLALSLLSGVVYSAKLTIINKCNYTVWPAIRSNHANTHLPTTGFTLYSNNTITLYVNKSWSGALWGRTGCAKNSTGAFSCLTGDCGSSTVECPDGNPASPATAAAFDLKDHEDNVDFLVQAFPGLSYNLPMTVVPLGGIGGSCNESGCSMDFSSACPTATDVSASCKNATCEMRDYKKYCCMAGPKIVAPCTPSLYMDFLHQKCPTADSIGYDEGTGTYTCSYLHDIVSYCQKPCTTTPTDYVITFCLPAAIE